The proteins below are encoded in one region of Fibrella aestuarina BUZ 2:
- a CDS encoding efflux RND transporter periplasmic adaptor subunit, whose amino-acid sequence MKKQQHQGWWLVLALLGLGNLVACSSSTEQKPTQAEMPAVTTSKPGLITISEAQFRETGIKLGAPDTLSLGETIQATGKLEAPPDQWASVHAIMGGFVRSAHLVEGDFVHKGQVLAVLEHPDYVKLQQEYLQAIAKHSFERQELDRQTELDREAVGARRNLQQSTADFETTKALLASLEAQLAQLHIPLETLRKGTITRTISLRAPISGYVDKVNIRLGQYVNHTDELVEIVGRERLYLELRVFENDIQKVTEGQVVQFTIPQQQTGALRASVYRVGQAFDPQTKTVLVHANLLANKGERLLAGSYVRASILVNPRRVATLPEDALVKEGNRSFVYVRQATDSTSTYQFKLIPVRTGISQRNQVEVQLPAGVDPAAIVREGAYFISGERAKENS is encoded by the coding sequence ATGAAAAAGCAGCAACATCAGGGTTGGTGGCTGGTACTGGCACTGTTGGGTCTGGGCAACCTGGTCGCTTGTTCGTCATCGACTGAACAGAAACCCACCCAAGCCGAGATGCCCGCCGTAACCACGTCCAAACCCGGTCTGATTACGATTAGCGAAGCGCAATTCCGCGAAACAGGCATCAAGCTCGGCGCTCCGGACACGCTTTCGCTGGGCGAAACTATTCAGGCAACGGGCAAACTGGAAGCGCCTCCCGACCAATGGGCGTCGGTACATGCCATTATGGGCGGCTTTGTGCGATCGGCCCATCTGGTCGAGGGTGATTTTGTGCATAAAGGGCAGGTGTTGGCCGTACTGGAACACCCGGATTACGTTAAACTTCAGCAGGAATACCTCCAGGCGATTGCCAAACACAGTTTTGAACGGCAGGAGCTGGACCGGCAAACCGAATTGGACCGGGAGGCAGTTGGGGCCCGGCGTAACCTGCAACAGTCAACGGCCGATTTCGAAACGACCAAGGCGTTGCTGGCCTCGCTGGAGGCACAACTGGCGCAGCTTCACATCCCGCTCGAAACTCTTCGGAAGGGCACGATCACTCGAACAATCTCACTGCGCGCGCCCATCAGTGGGTACGTCGATAAGGTGAATATCCGGCTTGGGCAATACGTCAATCATACTGATGAACTGGTCGAGATTGTCGGGCGGGAGCGGCTTTACCTGGAACTGCGGGTATTTGAAAATGACATCCAGAAGGTGACAGAGGGGCAGGTTGTGCAATTCACGATTCCACAACAGCAGACTGGGGCGCTGCGGGCCAGTGTGTACCGGGTGGGGCAGGCGTTTGATCCGCAAACGAAAACTGTACTGGTGCACGCCAACTTACTGGCCAACAAAGGCGAACGCCTGCTGGCGGGTTCGTACGTCCGGGCTTCGATTCTGGTCAACCCCCGCCGGGTGGCAACCTTGCCTGAAGATGCGCTGGTGAAAGAAGGAAACCGGTCGTTTGTGTACGTGCGTCAGGCTACGGATAGCACCTCGACGTACCAGTTTAAACTGATACCCGTTCGCACAGGCATCAGCCAGCGCAATCAGGTCGAAGTACAACTGCCGGCCGGTGTCGATCCGGCCGCTATCGTGCGCGAGGGAGCCTACTTCATCAGCGGTGAGCGCGCCAAAGAAAATTCATAA
- a CDS encoding ZIP family metal transporter: protein MPIPYLSIATYALLPALALTVSGLFATVYTLKPKAQSAILHFAAGVIFSVVAVEILPQVVHFRNWLLTLIGFGGGILIMLLIRQFTEGAEHASKNQVRSNALPITFLVVLGVDVVIDGLLLGVGFAAGDKEGKLLAYALGIESVSLGLATATTLTNTGLARRRIIGLLVGIAVLFVGSTVLGATLLHNLSPGGLDIVLSFGLAALLFLVTEELLQEAHLAEEPAWLTATFYMGFLLFLLLGMLA, encoded by the coding sequence ATGCCCATTCCTTATCTGTCGATCGCGACGTATGCTTTACTGCCGGCATTGGCCCTGACGGTCAGCGGCCTCTTTGCCACCGTTTACACGCTGAAACCCAAGGCGCAAAGCGCTATTCTCCACTTTGCGGCGGGGGTAATTTTCTCGGTTGTGGCCGTTGAAATTCTACCGCAGGTCGTTCATTTCCGAAATTGGCTCCTGACCCTTATCGGTTTTGGGGGCGGTATCCTGATCATGTTGCTCATCCGTCAGTTCACGGAAGGGGCCGAGCACGCGTCGAAAAACCAGGTCAGAAGCAATGCATTACCCATCACCTTTCTGGTGGTGCTGGGCGTCGATGTCGTTATCGATGGGCTGCTGCTCGGCGTAGGCTTTGCCGCGGGAGACAAAGAGGGCAAACTCCTGGCCTATGCGCTTGGGATCGAAAGCGTATCGCTGGGCTTGGCGACAGCGACAACGCTAACCAATACGGGACTGGCTCGTCGTCGCATCATTGGCTTGCTGGTCGGCATTGCGGTACTCTTTGTGGGTAGTACCGTTTTAGGCGCCACCCTGCTGCATAACCTGTCGCCCGGTGGGCTGGACATTGTGCTGTCCTTTGGGCTGGCTGCGCTGCTGTTTCTGGTTACGGAAGAGCTATTGCAAGAGGCACATCTGGCCGAGGAACCCGCCTGGCTGACGGCCACCTTTTATATGGGCTTTCTACTTTTTCTGCTGCTGGGAATGCTGGCTTGA
- a CDS encoding NADH-quinone oxidoreductase subunit J family protein — translation MNQVNSLLGNLKNLTAAGYLFYGLGLITLISAISVVTARNPIHSVLALIFTFFCLTGHYMLLNAQFLAIVNIIVYAGAIMVLFLFAIMFLNLKSDDEDAKTNLTKMAATIVGGVLMVLLLSIFNVAPVGTYDPSNFDTQTGLVERLGIVLYSDYILPFELASVLFLIAMVGAVMLGKREAGDPHF, via the coding sequence ATGAATCAAGTCAACTCTTTACTAGGTAATCTGAAGAACCTGACGGCTGCCGGGTATCTGTTCTACGGATTGGGCCTGATCACGCTCATTAGCGCCATTTCGGTTGTTACGGCCCGTAACCCGATCCACAGCGTACTGGCCCTGATCTTTACGTTCTTCTGCCTCACGGGCCACTACATGCTGCTCAACGCGCAGTTCCTGGCCATCGTCAACATCATCGTGTATGCAGGGGCCATTATGGTCTTGTTTCTCTTCGCCATTATGTTCCTGAACCTGAAGTCGGACGACGAGGACGCCAAGACCAACCTGACCAAAATGGCGGCGACCATCGTGGGCGGCGTGCTGATGGTTTTGCTCTTGTCAATCTTCAACGTGGCGCCTGTAGGTACGTATGACCCCAGCAATTTCGATACGCAGACGGGCTTAGTTGAGCGGCTGGGTATTGTGCTGTACAGCGACTACATTCTACCGTTCGAGTTGGCGTCTGTTCTTTTCCTGATCGCCATGGTTGGGGCCGTCATGCTGGGCAAACGCGAAGCTGGTGACCCACACTTCTGA
- a CDS encoding NuoI/complex I 23 kDa subunit family protein, with translation MLTNRSKQVSNKEMTLAERMYLPAVLGGLAITIRHFFMKKPTIQYPEVKRYLGPIFRGHHVLKRDEQGRERCTACGLCAVACPAEAISMVAAERRKGEETLYREEKYAAVYEINMLRCIFCGLCEEACPKQAVYLRHDRMVPVMTERDQVIYGKDKLVEKLDDRYIRTNPDVKATPTEPSLSRSVG, from the coding sequence ATGCTCACGAATCGCTCGAAGCAGGTTAGCAATAAAGAAATGACGCTGGCCGAACGGATGTACCTTCCTGCCGTTTTGGGCGGGTTGGCCATCACGATCCGGCACTTCTTCATGAAGAAACCGACGATCCAGTATCCCGAAGTGAAACGGTATCTGGGTCCGATTTTCCGGGGGCACCACGTCCTCAAACGCGATGAGCAGGGCCGCGAACGCTGTACCGCCTGCGGGTTGTGCGCCGTAGCCTGCCCCGCCGAAGCCATTTCGATGGTCGCGGCCGAACGCCGGAAAGGCGAAGAAACGCTGTATCGCGAAGAGAAATACGCAGCCGTATACGAGATCAACATGCTCCGGTGTATTTTCTGCGGCCTATGTGAAGAAGCCTGCCCCAAACAGGCGGTCTACCTTCGCCACGACCGGATGGTGCCCGTCATGACTGAGCGCGATCAGGTGATCTACGGGAAAGACAAACTGGTTGAAAAACTCGACGATCGTTACATCCGTACTAATCCCGACGTAAAAGCTACGCCCACCGAGCCAAGCCTGTCACGGTCTGTAGGCTAA
- the nuoH gene encoding NADH-quinone oxidoreductase subunit NuoH — MDLTVLIIKALVILVIFGVTLLIATYSTYAERKVAAFLQDRLGPNRAGPWGLLQPIADAGKMFFKEDFIPAQASKWLFILGPCLAMLTALMSSAVVPFGDSIRFGAYDVPVQGIDVNVGILYVFGVVSLGVYGVMIGGWASNNKFSLLGAIRAASQNISYEVALGLSIIAILMMTGSLSLRQIVAEQANVWEWNVFTQPLGFIIFLTCAFAECNRTPFDLPECETELIGGYHTEYSSMKLGFYLFAEYINMFTSSAVIATLYFGGFHYPFMNQVHDLLVNKLGGTVGHNIATGIGTLLFFGKIFFFIFFFMWVRWTLPRFRYDQLMNLGWKALIPLSILNVILTGAGLLYDFKYGTWAIVFVMIGLAATNAIKAPRRKPAAQPV; from the coding sequence ATGGACTTAACCGTTCTTATTATCAAAGCGCTCGTGATTCTGGTCATTTTCGGCGTCACGTTGCTCATTGCTACCTACTCGACGTACGCCGAGCGGAAGGTGGCGGCTTTCCTGCAAGATCGCCTTGGCCCGAACCGGGCGGGGCCGTGGGGGCTGTTGCAGCCAATTGCCGATGCAGGTAAGATGTTCTTCAAGGAAGATTTTATTCCGGCGCAGGCCAGCAAGTGGCTCTTTATTCTGGGTCCCTGCCTCGCCATGCTCACCGCATTGATGTCGAGTGCCGTAGTACCGTTTGGCGACAGCATCCGGTTTGGTGCGTACGACGTACCTGTGCAGGGCATCGACGTCAACGTGGGCATCCTCTACGTGTTTGGCGTGGTGTCGCTAGGCGTCTACGGCGTTATGATTGGCGGCTGGGCGTCGAACAATAAGTTCTCGCTGTTGGGCGCTATCCGGGCGGCGTCGCAGAACATCAGCTACGAAGTGGCGCTGGGCCTGTCGATCATCGCCATCCTGATGATGACCGGCTCGCTGTCATTGCGGCAGATCGTTGCCGAACAGGCCAACGTCTGGGAATGGAACGTATTTACGCAGCCGCTGGGCTTCATTATCTTCCTGACCTGCGCTTTTGCCGAGTGTAACCGGACGCCCTTCGACCTGCCCGAGTGCGAAACCGAGCTTATTGGTGGTTACCATACCGAATACAGTTCGATGAAACTCGGCTTCTACCTGTTTGCCGAGTACATCAACATGTTCACGTCGTCGGCGGTCATCGCTACCCTGTATTTTGGCGGGTTCCATTATCCGTTCATGAACCAGGTACACGATCTGCTGGTGAACAAACTAGGTGGCACCGTCGGCCATAACATCGCGACGGGTATCGGTACGCTGCTGTTCTTCGGCAAGATTTTCTTCTTCATCTTCTTCTTCATGTGGGTACGTTGGACCCTGCCCCGTTTCCGCTACGATCAGTTGATGAACCTGGGCTGGAAAGCGCTCATTCCGCTGTCGATCCTGAACGTAATCCTGACGGGCGCGGGTCTGCTCTACGATTTCAAATACGGCACCTGGGCTATTGTGTTCGTCATGATTGGCCTGGCTGCCACCAATGCCATTAAAGCCCCACGCCGCAAACCTGCGGCCCAACCAGTTTAA
- a CDS encoding 2Fe-2S iron-sulfur cluster-binding protein, which yields MVDNQVQLLKVTVDGIEVEVEPGTTILQAARKIGPEVAPPAMCYYEPLKGSGGKCRACLVRVAAGSAKDPRPMPKLVASCITPVQDGMVVENFSNPAVLEARKGVVEFLLINHPLDCPVCDQAGECDLQNFAFDHGAATTRYEEERRTFDKHDLGPYIQLHMTRCILCYRCVYTADQVTNKRVHGVLGRGDAAEIGTYIEKAIDNDFSGNVIDVCPVGALTDKTYRFKNRVWFTKPVDAHRDCPTCSGKVSLWYRGDEVIRVTARKNEWNEVQEFICNTCRFETKNTSAWVIEGPTKISRSSVISANKYRKDLIKPDFGKRLAAAEYKPIDDARHNAAEQLAIQQLPPERFNKALPSANE from the coding sequence ATGGTTGATAATCAAGTCCAATTACTTAAAGTAACCGTCGATGGGATCGAGGTTGAGGTTGAGCCGGGGACGACCATCCTGCAGGCAGCCCGCAAAATTGGTCCTGAAGTAGCCCCGCCGGCCATGTGCTATTACGAACCCCTGAAGGGGAGTGGTGGCAAATGCCGGGCCTGTCTGGTGCGGGTGGCGGCTGGTTCAGCCAAAGATCCGCGCCCGATGCCCAAATTAGTGGCCTCGTGCATTACCCCCGTTCAGGATGGTATGGTCGTCGAGAATTTCTCGAATCCGGCCGTTTTGGAAGCCCGGAAAGGCGTAGTCGAATTCCTGCTCATCAACCACCCGCTCGATTGCCCCGTTTGCGACCAGGCGGGCGAGTGCGACCTGCAAAACTTCGCGTTTGACCACGGCGCGGCGACAACCCGCTACGAAGAAGAGCGCCGCACGTTCGATAAGCACGATCTGGGCCCCTACATCCAACTGCACATGACGCGTTGCATCCTGTGCTATCGTTGCGTGTACACGGCCGATCAGGTAACCAACAAACGCGTGCATGGCGTACTGGGCCGGGGCGACGCCGCCGAAATCGGTACGTACATCGAGAAGGCGATCGACAATGATTTCTCGGGCAATGTAATCGACGTATGCCCGGTGGGTGCCCTGACCGACAAAACGTATCGCTTCAAAAACCGGGTATGGTTTACCAAACCCGTCGATGCGCACCGCGACTGCCCCACCTGTTCGGGTAAGGTATCGCTCTGGTATCGGGGCGATGAAGTGATCCGGGTGACGGCGCGGAAAAATGAGTGGAACGAAGTGCAGGAGTTCATTTGCAACACCTGCCGGTTTGAGACGAAAAACACATCAGCCTGGGTGATCGAAGGACCGACCAAGATCTCGCGCTCGTCGGTGATTTCGGCTAACAAATACCGCAAAGACCTCATCAAGCCCGATTTTGGCAAACGCCTGGCCGCTGCCGAATACAAGCCGATCGACGACGCCCGCCACAACGCGGCCGAACAACTGGCTATTCAGCAACTGCCGCCCGAGCGCTTCAACAAGGCGCTGCCTTCAGCAAACGAATAA
- a CDS encoding STELLO glycosyltransferase family protein, which translates to MNESTFLVITSIAAPNAVLIDCAEQSTAHGVKFVVMGDTKSPTQFDLSGCDFWSIDRQLTLPFSLVENLPTRHYGRKNLGYLVAMQQGAQVIIETDDDNFPREGFWTNRQRTQPAHSLTQTGWTNVYKYFTDKHIWPRGYALEHLHDTLPDLPGLSEVVCPIQQGLADENPDVDAIYRLTLPLPLNFEQRDSVALGDGAWCAFNSQNTTWFPEAFPLLYLPSHCSFRMTDIWRSYVAQRVAWTCGWSILFHNATVWQERNEHNLMRDFEDEVSGYTQNRQICLDLAALDLPEGTEHIHENLLTCYRLLTEKGYVGKAEMPLVEAWVADLRKLGF; encoded by the coding sequence ATGAACGAGTCTACCTTTTTAGTCATCACGTCCATTGCTGCGCCCAATGCCGTTCTGATCGACTGTGCCGAACAGTCAACGGCACATGGCGTCAAGTTCGTGGTTATGGGCGACACCAAATCGCCCACCCAGTTCGATTTGTCAGGCTGCGACTTCTGGTCGATCGACCGGCAATTGACTCTCCCCTTCTCGCTGGTCGAGAATTTACCGACCCGCCACTATGGCCGGAAAAACCTGGGTTATCTGGTTGCGATGCAGCAAGGCGCGCAGGTGATTATCGAAACCGACGACGATAATTTCCCGCGGGAAGGGTTCTGGACCAACCGGCAACGTACCCAGCCTGCCCACAGTCTGACGCAGACCGGCTGGACCAACGTCTACAAGTATTTCACCGACAAGCACATCTGGCCGCGTGGCTATGCCCTCGAGCACCTGCACGATACCCTGCCCGATCTGCCCGGCCTGTCGGAGGTGGTGTGTCCCATTCAGCAGGGACTAGCCGACGAGAACCCCGATGTCGACGCCATCTACCGCCTCACCCTGCCCCTGCCACTCAATTTTGAGCAACGCGACAGCGTAGCCCTCGGCGACGGTGCCTGGTGCGCCTTCAACAGCCAGAACACGACCTGGTTCCCTGAGGCTTTTCCGCTGCTTTACCTGCCCTCGCACTGTAGCTTCCGCATGACTGACATCTGGCGCAGTTATGTGGCCCAGCGCGTAGCCTGGACCTGCGGCTGGAGCATCCTGTTCCACAACGCCACCGTCTGGCAGGAGCGCAATGAGCACAACCTCATGCGCGACTTCGAAGACGAAGTGAGCGGCTACACGCAGAACCGCCAGATCTGCCTCGATCTGGCTGCGCTCGACCTGCCCGAGGGCACCGAACACATTCACGAGAATCTGCTGACCTGCTACCGCCTGCTGACCGAAAAGGGCTACGTTGGTAAAGCCGAAATGCCGCTGGTCGAAGCGTGGGTTGCTGACTTACGAAAGTTGGGTTTCTAA
- a CDS encoding glycosyltransferase produces MANEENEFAEFTATLATELDKLQCGRVYMVIDNVTKDNTLSLARALSARDDRFVTIWAPENRSIVDAYLRGYREALKNGHDIIIEMDAGLSHDPRAIPMFLRVLNEGNECAFGSRFINGGSIYKSNFKRTFLSKIGTIMSNTLLGSTMHDMTSGYQGFHANVVAEFLAYPLKSTAHFYQTELRYLLRKKRFAEIPIHYRAPSPSVSEKAIKNSLSTLWYYFKLRLSGKPALIE; encoded by the coding sequence ATGGCGAACGAAGAAAACGAGTTTGCCGAATTCACAGCTACGCTGGCTACCGAGCTGGACAAACTGCAATGTGGCCGGGTCTACATGGTTATCGATAACGTAACCAAAGACAACACACTCAGCCTGGCGCGGGCGCTGTCGGCACGCGACGATCGCTTTGTGACAATTTGGGCACCCGAAAACCGCAGCATTGTCGATGCCTACCTGCGTGGCTACCGCGAAGCCCTCAAAAATGGCCACGACATTATCATTGAGATGGACGCCGGCCTGTCGCACGATCCACGGGCCATTCCGATGTTCCTGCGGGTGCTCAACGAAGGGAACGAGTGCGCGTTTGGCAGCCGGTTCATCAACGGCGGGTCGATTTACAAGTCGAATTTCAAGCGGACGTTCCTCTCTAAAATCGGAACAATCATGTCCAACACGCTGCTGGGTAGCACCATGCACGACATGACATCGGGCTACCAGGGTTTTCATGCCAACGTGGTGGCGGAATTTCTGGCGTATCCGTTGAAGTCGACCGCCCATTTTTACCAGACCGAACTGCGTTATCTGCTGCGAAAAAAGCGGTTTGCCGAAATTCCGATCCATTACCGGGCACCGTCGCCCAGCGTGTCGGAAAAGGCCATAAAAAATTCATTGTCGACCCTCTGGTATTATTTCAAACTCCGGCTGAGCGGTAAACCTGCCCTCATCGAGTAG
- the nuoF gene encoding NADH-quinone oxidoreductase subunit NuoF — translation MGRKILTEHINVPGIETLDVYRKQGGYSAVEKALKTMTPEAVVEEVKKAGVRGRGGAGFPMGMKWSFLAKPEGVPRYLVCNADESEPGTFKDHYLMKNLPHLLIEGMIISSFALGANTSFIYVRGELMYVINILEKAIAEAKAAGLLGKNILGSGYDLELVVQPGGGAYICGEETALLESLEGKRGNPRNKPPFPAVKGLYQCPTVVNNVESIATTSWIVNNGGDAYAAIGIGRSTGTKLISASGHIKKPGVYEIELGVPVEEFIYSDEWCGGIREGHQLKALVAGGSSVPILPANLALKLANGEPRLMSYESLSEGGFQTGTMLGSGGFIVFDETSCIVRNTWNFARFYHHESCGQCSPCREGTGWMEKVLHRIEHGHGSMHDIDLLVDVAKKIEGNTICPLGDAAAWPVASAIRHFRDEFEWHITNPFEATQPGAVFRGDLVLA, via the coding sequence ATGGGCAGGAAAATATTAACCGAACACATCAACGTACCCGGCATCGAGACCCTCGATGTGTACCGCAAGCAGGGCGGTTACTCGGCCGTTGAAAAAGCACTGAAAACCATGACCCCGGAGGCCGTGGTGGAGGAAGTGAAAAAGGCCGGCGTGCGTGGCCGTGGTGGAGCGGGCTTCCCGATGGGCATGAAGTGGAGCTTTCTGGCTAAGCCCGAAGGCGTACCCCGCTACCTCGTCTGCAACGCCGACGAATCGGAGCCAGGTACGTTCAAGGACCACTACCTGATGAAGAATCTCCCCCACCTGCTCATCGAGGGGATGATTATCTCGTCGTTTGCGCTGGGGGCCAATACCTCGTTCATCTACGTCCGCGGCGAGTTGATGTACGTCATCAACATTCTGGAAAAGGCCATCGCCGAAGCCAAAGCAGCTGGCCTCCTGGGTAAAAACATCCTGGGCAGCGGCTACGACCTTGAATTGGTCGTGCAGCCAGGCGGCGGTGCATACATCTGCGGCGAAGAAACCGCCCTGCTCGAATCGCTGGAAGGAAAGCGCGGTAACCCACGCAACAAACCGCCCTTCCCGGCCGTAAAAGGCCTCTACCAGTGCCCCACGGTAGTCAACAACGTCGAGTCGATTGCGACGACCTCGTGGATTGTCAACAACGGCGGCGATGCGTATGCGGCTATTGGTATCGGCCGGAGCACGGGTACCAAACTCATTTCGGCGTCGGGTCACATCAAAAAGCCGGGGGTTTATGAGATCGAGCTGGGTGTGCCGGTCGAAGAATTTATCTATTCTGATGAGTGGTGTGGCGGTATTCGTGAAGGGCATCAACTGAAGGCACTGGTTGCCGGTGGTTCATCGGTGCCCATCCTGCCCGCCAATCTGGCCCTGAAACTGGCCAATGGCGAACCCCGCCTGATGAGCTACGAGTCACTTTCAGAGGGTGGTTTCCAAACCGGTACGATGCTCGGTTCTGGTGGGTTCATCGTGTTCGACGAAACGTCTTGCATCGTGCGCAACACCTGGAATTTTGCCCGGTTCTACCACCATGAGTCATGCGGTCAGTGTAGCCCTTGCCGCGAAGGCACCGGCTGGATGGAGAAAGTGCTCCACCGGATTGAGCACGGACATGGCTCGATGCACGACATCGATTTGCTCGTCGACGTAGCTAAGAAAATAGAAGGCAACACCATTTGCCCGTTGGGCGATGCTGCCGCCTGGCCCGTTGCCAGTGCGATCCGGCATTTCCGTGACGAATTCGAGTGGCACATTACCAATCCGTTTGAAGCCACTCAACCAGGGGCTGTATTCCGGGGCGATCTGGTGTTGGCATAA
- a CDS encoding NADH-quinone oxidoreductase subunit NuoE family protein produces MTTEANTPVAFTPERLAKANEIIARYPAGKQKSALLPLLHLLQEQEGWTSPEGMDYVAGLLQIQPIEVYEVASFYTMYHLDPVGKHVIEYCRTGPCCLMGGEDVYAHLKQRLGIEAGQTTPDGLFTIKEVECLAACGMGPVFQIREQYYMHLTNERVDEIIAELSK; encoded by the coding sequence ATGACTACAGAAGCTAATACGCCCGTTGCGTTCACACCAGAACGGCTGGCCAAAGCAAATGAAATTATCGCTCGCTACCCGGCGGGCAAACAGAAGTCGGCCCTGTTGCCCCTACTACATTTGTTGCAGGAGCAGGAAGGCTGGACCAGCCCAGAAGGTATGGATTATGTAGCTGGTCTGCTTCAGATCCAGCCGATTGAGGTATACGAAGTGGCGTCGTTCTACACGATGTACCACCTCGATCCGGTTGGTAAGCACGTGATTGAGTACTGCCGGACGGGTCCTTGCTGCCTCATGGGTGGCGAAGACGTTTACGCGCACCTCAAACAACGGCTGGGCATCGAAGCGGGCCAAACCACGCCCGATGGCTTGTTTACCATCAAGGAAGTGGAGTGCCTGGCGGCCTGTGGCATGGGGCCGGTTTTTCAGATTCGTGAGCAGTACTACATGCATCTGACCAATGAGCGTGTCGATGAAATCATTGCAGAGTTATCGAAATAA
- the nuoD gene encoding NADH dehydrogenase (quinone) subunit D: MVTEDLSIDAVGARNTPATPEGPIQYVNELTTLNLGPTHPATHGIFQNILQMDGEKIVSGEQTVGYIHRAFEKIAERRPFYQITTLTDRMNYCSSPINNLGWMMTVEKLLGVQVPKRAEYIRVIMMELARISDHLICNGILGVDTGAFTGFLYLFEERENIYEIYEEVCGARLTTNMGRIGGMERDLSAEAIRKIRKFLKDFPPVMKEFERLFNRNRIFMDRVVDVGPISAERALSYGFTGPNLRAAGVDYDVRVMNPYSSYEDFQFDIPVGESGDTYDRFMVRNEEIWQSLRIIEQAMDKLPDGPYYADAPEYYLPPKQEVYKNMEALIYHFKIVMGEIDAPVGEVYHAVEGGNGELGFYLISDGGRAPYRLHFRRPCFIYYQAFPEMCKGTTLSDAIVIMSSLNVIAGELDA; encoded by the coding sequence ATGGTTACTGAAGACCTAAGTATAGATGCAGTTGGGGCACGCAACACCCCGGCCACGCCCGAAGGCCCGATTCAGTACGTCAATGAACTGACGACGCTGAACCTTGGCCCAACGCACCCGGCCACGCACGGTATCTTCCAGAACATCCTGCAAATGGATGGCGAGAAGATCGTATCGGGGGAGCAAACGGTTGGCTATATCCACCGCGCCTTCGAGAAAATCGCCGAGCGGCGGCCTTTCTACCAGATCACGACCCTCACCGACCGGATGAACTACTGTTCATCGCCCATCAACAACCTGGGTTGGATGATGACCGTTGAGAAGTTGCTGGGTGTGCAGGTGCCGAAGCGGGCCGAGTACATCCGCGTGATTATGATGGAGCTGGCTCGTATCTCCGACCACCTCATCTGCAACGGGATTCTGGGCGTAGATACGGGGGCTTTCACCGGCTTCCTCTACCTCTTCGAAGAGCGGGAGAATATCTACGAAATCTACGAAGAAGTCTGCGGCGCCCGCCTGACCACCAACATGGGTCGGATTGGCGGCATGGAGCGGGATCTGTCAGCAGAAGCAATCCGTAAAATCCGGAAGTTTTTGAAAGATTTCCCCCCGGTGATGAAGGAGTTTGAACGGCTCTTCAACCGCAACCGGATTTTCATGGACCGGGTAGTCGACGTAGGCCCAATCTCGGCCGAACGGGCGCTGAGCTACGGCTTTACCGGCCCTAACCTGCGGGCGGCGGGTGTCGACTACGACGTTCGGGTGATGAATCCTTACTCTTCGTACGAAGACTTCCAGTTCGATATTCCCGTTGGCGAAAGCGGCGACACCTACGACCGCTTCATGGTGCGTAACGAAGAAATCTGGCAAAGCCTGCGCATAATCGAGCAGGCGATGGATAAGCTGCCCGACGGCCCCTACTACGCCGATGCGCCCGAATATTACCTGCCGCCCAAGCAGGAGGTATACAAGAACATGGAAGCCCTCATTTATCACTTCAAGATTGTGATGGGTGAGATCGACGCCCCGGTGGGTGAAGTTTACCACGCCGTCGAGGGGGGTAATGGTGAGTTGGGTTTCTACCTGATCAGTGATGGCGGCCGGGCTCCGTATCGGCTGCACTTCCGCCGTCCCTGCTTCATCTATTACCAGGCTTTCCCGGAAATGTGTAAAGGCACCACCCTGTCCGACGCTATCGTGATTATGAGTAGCCTCAACGTAATCGCCGGTGAGCTAGACGCCTAA